One window of Microcoleus vaginatus PCC 9802 genomic DNA carries:
- a CDS encoding hybrid sensor histidine kinase/response regulator encodes MLSKSTIVVAKGFSKVPLRTGLVVPFILQIFGAVGLTGYLSLRNGQQAVNELATNLQTEVSNRVDQHLDSYAAATRYLTQINGEQIDLGLLNLQDADRLAQFFAKQVKTYKVGYILYGSKTGDFIASGYYRESTIPNNGNPDISLVLPKRYGNPDLYNYITNDQSKPTKMFEITKAYQFQKEGWYAKGVETGKPGWSAIYQWETNNYPLSIATSRPIYNKNGQLIGSVGVEQRLSQISDFLREIKVSQSSKVFILERNGLIVASSSDAPVFSVTNGKPQRLRGFESKDALIQATSQYLRDRFGALKTIQTVQQLDFQLQGEREFVQVTPWQDEWGLDWLLVVAMPESDFMGRINANTVNTIWLCLGALALATVLGIYTSRWIARPILLLSHASEAIAEGKLDQNVEASGVKELGVLAQSFNRMAQQLRDSFTALEQTNQQLEQRVEQRTAELKSAKEAADNANTAKSDFLANMSHELRTPLNGILGYAQILNRSKALPAKERHGVEIIHQCGSHLLTLINDVLDLSKIEAGKLELAPKAIHFPSFLQGVAEICRIRADQKNIDFVYEPDPQLPEGIFVDEKRLRQVLLNLVGNAIKFTDKGSVTLKVAVVENPPNPSTRSFKFQIEDTGVGIAPDQLDKIFQAFEQVGDRQRQAEGTGLGLAISQRIVQLMNGQIQVKSQPGVGSEFFFEVELAIATDWAEQNSLTTGKQIIGYEGQRRSILVVDDRWENRAVLFNLLEPLGFQVSEAENGQEGLEKIRQSQPDLVITDLAMPVMDGFELLKQTRSANDLQHQKIIVSSASVSQAYRQMSLDAGGNDFLAKPVEVSELFNLLATHLELKWKYEITASNESASSLPTTALENPGGSIIPSPVELKTLLEMAQKGNLKRLREHTEHIAHSNPGYADFASQIIRLAKQFKAEEIEELLQQHLTEKKADV; translated from the coding sequence ATGCTGTCAAAGTCCACAATTGTTGTTGCTAAAGGCTTTAGTAAGGTTCCCCTGCGAACCGGTCTGGTTGTTCCATTCATCCTGCAAATCTTCGGGGCCGTAGGATTAACAGGGTATCTGTCGCTGCGAAATGGACAACAAGCAGTGAATGAACTAGCGACTAACTTGCAAACGGAGGTGAGTAACCGTGTAGATCAGCACCTCGACAGCTATGCCGCTGCAACCCGCTATTTGACCCAAATCAACGGCGAGCAAATTGACCTGGGATTGTTGAACTTACAGGATGCCGATCGCCTAGCTCAATTCTTTGCCAAGCAAGTAAAAACCTACAAGGTTGGCTATATCCTCTACGGCTCTAAAACGGGCGACTTTATCGCATCGGGATATTACCGCGAGTCAACCATTCCCAACAACGGCAATCCTGACATTAGCCTGGTGCTACCGAAGCGGTACGGCAATCCTGATTTGTACAACTACATTACGAATGACCAAAGCAAGCCAACTAAAATGTTTGAAATCACCAAAGCGTATCAGTTCCAGAAAGAAGGCTGGTACGCCAAAGGTGTCGAGACGGGCAAACCAGGGTGGAGCGCCATCTATCAATGGGAGACTAATAACTACCCGTTGTCGATCGCCACGAGTCGCCCCATCTATAACAAGAATGGTCAGTTGATCGGCAGCGTGGGAGTCGAGCAGCGCCTTTCGCAAATTAGTGACTTTTTACGTGAAATTAAGGTTAGTCAATCCAGCAAGGTGTTCATTCTGGAGCGTAACGGATTAATCGTTGCCAGCTCTAGCGATGCGCCCGTGTTTTCAGTGACCAACGGGAAACCTCAACGACTACGGGGCTTTGAGAGTAAGGACGCCCTAATTCAAGCCACGTCCCAGTATCTCCGCGATCGCTTCGGCGCTCTCAAAACCATTCAAACCGTCCAGCAGCTAGACTTTCAGCTCCAGGGTGAGCGGGAGTTTGTTCAAGTAACTCCCTGGCAGGACGAATGGGGATTGGACTGGCTGCTAGTCGTCGCCATGCCCGAATCAGATTTCATGGGACGAATTAATGCCAACACAGTCAACACGATTTGGCTGTGCTTAGGCGCATTAGCACTGGCAACGGTTTTGGGTATCTACACCTCGCGCTGGATTGCTCGACCCATTTTGCTGCTGAGTCACGCATCGGAAGCGATCGCCGAAGGAAAACTCGACCAAAACGTCGAAGCCTCTGGCGTTAAAGAACTGGGTGTACTTGCTCAATCCTTTAACCGCATGGCGCAGCAGTTGCGCGATTCCTTCACCGCCCTAGAGCAAACTAACCAGCAGCTTGAACAGCGAGTTGAACAACGCACCGCCGAACTCAAGTCTGCAAAGGAAGCAGCAGACAATGCCAACACAGCAAAGAGTGATTTTCTTGCCAACATGAGCCACGAACTCCGCACTCCCCTCAACGGTATTTTGGGCTATGCTCAAATCCTCAACCGATCCAAAGCGTTGCCAGCGAAAGAACGTCATGGAGTAGAAATCATTCACCAGTGTGGTTCTCATTTGCTGACGCTGATTAACGATGTGTTGGACTTGTCCAAAATTGAAGCCGGCAAACTAGAACTCGCCCCTAAAGCAATTCACTTTCCCTCATTCCTCCAAGGTGTCGCTGAAATCTGTCGCATTCGTGCTGACCAAAAAAACATTGACTTCGTTTACGAGCCCGATCCACAGTTGCCGGAAGGGATTTTTGTTGATGAAAAACGGCTGCGTCAGGTGTTACTCAACTTGGTGGGAAATGCGATTAAATTCACCGACAAAGGTTCTGTCACGCTCAAGGTTGCCGTAGTTGAGAATCCTCCCAATCCGTCCACTCGCTCTTTCAAATTTCAAATTGAGGATACCGGCGTAGGAATTGCGCCCGATCAATTGGATAAAATTTTTCAGGCTTTTGAACAAGTGGGCGATCGCCAGCGCCAAGCCGAGGGCACGGGTTTAGGACTCGCCATCAGCCAAAGGATTGTCCAACTTATGAACGGACAAATCCAAGTTAAGAGCCAACCCGGAGTCGGCAGTGAATTCTTTTTTGAGGTGGAACTGGCGATCGCCACAGATTGGGCCGAGCAAAACTCCCTCACAACTGGAAAACAAATTATTGGTTACGAAGGACAACGCCGCAGCATTCTGGTGGTAGACGATCGTTGGGAAAACCGAGCCGTTCTCTTCAACTTGTTAGAGCCACTAGGATTCCAAGTTAGTGAGGCCGAAAATGGACAAGAAGGATTGGAAAAAATACGACAGTCTCAACCTGACTTAGTGATTACAGACTTGGCAATGCCAGTCATGGATGGCTTTGAACTGCTCAAACAAACTCGCAGTGCAAATGATTTGCAACACCAGAAGATCATTGTCTCTTCCGCATCAGTATCACAAGCCTATCGACAGATGAGTTTAGATGCCGGGGGAAATGATTTCCTGGCAAAGCCAGTGGAAGTCAGTGAATTATTTAACCTCTTAGCCACTCATTTGGAATTAAAGTGGAAATATGAAATTACAGCCTCAAACGAGTCTGCTTCATCCCTTCCAACGACTGCATTAGAAAACCCAGGAGGCAGTATTATTCCTTCCCCTGTTGAGTTAAAGACGTTACTAGAAATGGCACAGAAAGGCAACTTAAAACGGCTCCGAGAACACACAGAGCATATTGCTCACTCTAACCCTGGTTACGCAGATTTTGCCTCACAAATTATTCGGCTCGCCAAGCAATTTAAAGCCGAAGAGATTGAAGAGTTGCTACAACAACACCTCACAGAGAAGAAAGCCGATGTCTAG
- a CDS encoding hybrid sensor histidine kinase/response regulator — MSSPELILVVDDTPANLEVVCETLSDAGYEVATAIDGDRALKRVQAYPPDLILLDVQMPGIDGFETCKRLKADPKTASIPIIFMTALSDADSKVKGFVLGAVDYITKPFQEQEVLARVKTHLQLRQLTKNLEQRVAEQTAALETAFSQLQQSQIHLVQTEKMSALGNLVAGVAHEINNPLGFIAGNLKPAQDYIKDLFKLIELYQKELPYPSASLQEFVEEIDLEYLQEDLPKLIDSMQEGVDRIHTISTSLRTFSRSDSDRPIPYNIHDGIDSTILILKHRLKANECRPEIQVITDYGDLPQVECFAGQLNQVFMNLLANAIDALEESNQGRSFTQIKANPNQITVKTQLSESQAVIRIQDNGIGITDAVKPKIFEHLFTTKGVGQGTGLGLAIARQIVVQKHSGTLEVNSTLGQGTEFVISIPVKELAVKDIQATICVDAA, encoded by the coding sequence ATGTCTAGTCCTGAATTAATTCTGGTGGTGGATGATACCCCTGCGAACTTAGAAGTGGTTTGTGAAACCTTAAGTGATGCGGGGTACGAAGTAGCAACCGCGATCGATGGCGATCGCGCTCTTAAGCGAGTCCAAGCTTATCCTCCCGATCTGATCTTGCTCGATGTTCAAATGCCTGGAATTGACGGCTTTGAAACCTGCAAACGTCTGAAGGCAGATCCGAAAACAGCCAGTATTCCCATCATTTTTATGACCGCTCTCTCCGATGCTGATAGTAAGGTGAAAGGATTTGTCCTGGGTGCTGTAGACTACATCACCAAACCATTTCAAGAACAAGAGGTGCTAGCACGGGTGAAAACTCATTTGCAGCTACGGCAGTTAACTAAAAATCTCGAACAGCGTGTAGCTGAGCAAACGGCTGCTCTAGAAACAGCATTCTCACAACTGCAACAGTCTCAGATTCATTTAGTCCAAACCGAAAAGATGTCTGCGTTGGGCAATTTAGTGGCGGGTGTCGCCCACGAAATTAATAACCCGCTGGGCTTTATTGCTGGCAATCTGAAACCCGCTCAAGACTATATTAAAGACCTCTTTAAACTAATTGAGTTATACCAAAAAGAACTCCCTTATCCAAGTGCCTCACTACAGGAATTCGTGGAGGAAATAGATTTGGAATATTTACAAGAGGATTTACCCAAGTTGATCGATTCGATGCAAGAAGGAGTCGATCGCATTCACACAATCAGCACCAGTTTAAGAACCTTCTCGCGTTCGGATAGCGATCGCCCCATTCCTTACAATATCCACGACGGCATTGACAGCACGATCTTGATTCTGAAGCATCGCCTCAAAGCCAACGAATGTCGCCCGGAAATTCAAGTCATCACAGACTATGGCGATCTGCCACAGGTAGAATGCTTTGCGGGACAGTTGAATCAGGTATTTATGAATCTGCTGGCCAATGCGATCGATGCCCTTGAGGAATCAAATCAAGGACGCAGTTTTACTCAGATCAAAGCTAACCCCAACCAGATTACTGTCAAGACACAATTGTCGGAATCTCAGGCAGTGATCCGAATTCAGGATAATGGGATTGGCATTACGGATGCGGTGAAGCCAAAAATCTTTGAGCATTTGTTTACAACCAAAGGCGTGGGGCAAGGAACAGGGTTAGGATTGGCGATCGCCCGTCAAATCGTAGTCCAGAAACACTCTGGAACTCTAGAAGTCAACTCAACTTTAGGTCAAGGTACAGAGTTTGTGATTTCAATTCCGGTGAAGGAACTCGCTGTAAAAGACATTCAGGCAACGATCTGCGTTGACGCAGCATAA
- a CDS encoding HAMP domain-containing protein gives MPDESSAPSFPKLFKVPLQALLVFPFVVQTVGTVGIVGYLSFRNGQKAVNDVAAQLRNETSDRIAQNLTHLVATPFQAFESYEAALSQNRIDLNNGRDIEKFLWRQLPAFGNLSLTAFITTNQEFFGAERQDDSAIVIRTSEVENNRALTTYRTNSIGSRLEVINAGKPNFDPRKRPYYTIPAQQRQATWGKVFPHITGKTMYIAPGKPIYNRAGELQGVWMASLNLSMIGDFLRSLKIGTTGQSFILERSGELIATSTGEKPFRYYADKVVQLPEQRVERLNAIDSENSTTQKTSQFLLQKFQDFDQIQGFQQLEFSINGTRQFVQVAPFRDGRGIDWLVVVTVPESDFMAQINANTQSTILLSLLALAISLGIGILTSRWITQPILQLNQASSAMAAGSLSQAVTASSVYELQELTQSFNRMAQQLQESFNTLEQANEQLEHRVEERTAQLKAAKDEVETALRELQLAQTQLIQSEKMSSLGLLVAGVAHEINNPVNFIYGNLRHADEYTQELLKLVQAYQTHYPEPPAAIAQQLEAMDVDFMVNDLSKLIESMKEGARRIREIVLALRTFSRLDEAGVKSINIHDGIDSTLVILGNRLKPKLNHPKIEILRNYGSLPLVECYPGPLNQVFMNILSNAIDAIEIAIEHGQQITPTISIHTGLIDESRAQIRIRDNGNGIPEAIKQQIFDPFFTTKPVGSGTGMGLAISYQIITDRHHGTLSCSSHSGEGTEFVIQIPLQQNLRDEEL, from the coding sequence ATGCCAGATGAATCATCGGCTCCTTCCTTCCCGAAGCTCTTTAAAGTGCCATTACAGGCGCTCCTAGTTTTCCCATTCGTTGTTCAAACGGTGGGGACAGTGGGTATTGTCGGTTATCTTTCCTTCAGGAATGGACAGAAGGCAGTGAACGATGTAGCTGCTCAGTTACGCAACGAGACGAGCGATCGCATCGCGCAAAATCTAACTCACTTGGTTGCTACTCCTTTTCAAGCGTTTGAAAGTTATGAAGCTGCACTAAGCCAAAACCGGATCGACCTTAATAACGGAAGGGATATAGAGAAGTTCCTGTGGCGACAACTTCCTGCTTTTGGGAATCTCAGCCTGACAGCGTTCATTACAACCAACCAAGAGTTTTTTGGTGCTGAGCGACAAGATGATAGTGCGATCGTTATCCGCACTTCTGAAGTAGAAAATAACCGTGCGCTGACAACCTACCGTACTAACTCAATTGGCTCACGGCTCGAAGTCATCAACGCTGGCAAGCCGAACTTTGACCCGCGCAAACGGCCCTACTACACAATTCCAGCCCAGCAGAGGCAAGCAACCTGGGGAAAAGTGTTTCCGCACATCACTGGCAAAACGATGTATATTGCCCCTGGCAAACCCATATACAACAGGGCAGGCGAGCTGCAAGGGGTGTGGATGGCGAGCTTAAACTTGTCAATGATTGGGGATTTTCTCAGAAGCCTCAAAATAGGAACAACCGGACAAAGTTTTATTCTGGAGCGCTCTGGAGAATTGATTGCCACCTCTACAGGCGAAAAACCGTTCCGATATTATGCAGACAAAGTTGTGCAACTGCCAGAACAGCGGGTTGAACGACTCAATGCGATCGATAGCGAAAATTCCACCACTCAGAAAACAAGCCAATTTTTGCTACAGAAGTTTCAAGATTTCGACCAGATCCAGGGATTTCAGCAGCTTGAGTTTTCCATTAACGGTACACGCCAGTTCGTGCAGGTTGCTCCTTTTCGGGATGGCAGGGGGATTGACTGGCTGGTGGTTGTCACCGTTCCAGAATCAGACTTTATGGCCCAAATTAATGCCAATACTCAAAGTACGATTTTGTTAAGTCTACTGGCGCTAGCTATCTCTCTGGGAATTGGCATACTCACCAGTCGCTGGATTACTCAACCGATTTTGCAGCTCAATCAAGCATCTTCGGCAATGGCTGCCGGATCTCTGAGCCAAGCGGTGACAGCATCATCTGTGTATGAGTTGCAAGAACTCACGCAGTCGTTTAACCGTATGGCTCAACAGTTACAGGAATCATTTAACACGCTGGAACAAGCCAATGAACAATTAGAGCATCGAGTCGAAGAACGCACGGCCCAGCTAAAAGCGGCAAAGGATGAAGTTGAAACTGCCCTCAGAGAACTACAACTGGCCCAGACTCAACTGATTCAAAGCGAGAAAATGTCGAGTTTGGGGCTGCTAGTTGCCGGAGTTGCCCATGAAATCAATAACCCAGTGAATTTCATCTATGGCAATCTCCGTCATGCCGATGAATACACTCAAGAACTCTTAAAACTCGTGCAAGCCTACCAGACTCATTACCCCGAACCTCCAGCAGCGATCGCACAGCAGTTAGAGGCGATGGATGTAGATTTTATGGTTAACGATCTATCTAAGCTGATCGAATCAATGAAAGAGGGGGCGCGACGAATTCGAGAAATTGTCTTAGCATTACGAACATTCTCTCGACTGGATGAAGCAGGAGTTAAATCAATCAATATCCATGATGGCATTGATAGCACGCTGGTTATTCTGGGTAACCGTCTCAAGCCCAAGCTGAATCATCCAAAAATAGAAATCCTGCGAAACTATGGTTCTCTTCCCCTGGTGGAGTGCTATCCGGGACCACTCAATCAGGTTTTTATGAACATCTTATCTAACGCCATTGACGCCATTGAAATCGCGATCGAGCATGGACAACAAATTACTCCCACAATCTCCATTCATACGGGCCTCATCGACGAGAGTCGGGCCCAGATCCGAATTAGGGACAACGGCAACGGCATTCCAGAAGCGATCAAACAGCAAATCTTTGACCCATTCTTTACAACCAAGCCGGTGGGAAGTGGCACTGGCATGGGGCTGGCAATCAGTTATCAGATCATCACTGATCGGCATCACGGTACTTTAAGCTGCAGCTCACACTCTGGAGAAGGCACGGAATTTGTAATTCAAATTCCGCTCCAACAGAATTTGAGAGATGAGGAGCTATAG
- a CDS encoding thymidylate synthase, which produces MTATNLVNKFEYKPLYKPNQLICGTGQTAIVSGWTVKSAIGKHLQPQEYAAIGQLYSPTRGINFLIRNLLCNPHVRFLVILNATKEDSNSGAAACLLDFFRNGFEAGKSDTGRDCWLIKSAIFGYIDIEIAAEALELLRHSIEWKEAKNIADTVTFVKSFAQKESVEPWGEPVTFPLVEIVPTVLPGQKYGHRIEGKTIAETWVKIIHRIKTTGTLRPTGYDGQWQELIDLMAVITDEPAEFYFPEPNYLPIDRDFLEQYKPQMLEDAPYNEGIKYTYAQRMRSWFGRDQIEEVIAKLIKEIDAASAVISLWDAGGNINRRSDGSSDHQHSGSPCLNHIWVRVVDGEISLTATLRSNDMFAAWPANAMGLRALQQHIRDEIARRSDYNLTMGPLVTLSQSAHLYDDTFENADRLIQTQYAKICEDRDFFDAAGNFLVEVADNQIVVTQTTPGSGEVVTCYSGKNPLKLVREICAASPAIKGEHIGYLGIELQKAAECLKTSKQYIQDRR; this is translated from the coding sequence ATGACAGCCACAAATCTAGTCAATAAATTTGAGTACAAACCCCTATACAAACCAAATCAATTAATTTGTGGAACGGGGCAAACAGCCATTGTCAGCGGCTGGACAGTAAAAAGTGCGATCGGCAAACATTTACAACCTCAAGAATATGCTGCGATCGGACAACTGTACTCTCCTACTCGCGGCATCAACTTCTTAATTAGAAACTTGCTGTGCAATCCCCACGTCCGCTTTTTAGTAATTCTCAATGCTACCAAAGAAGATAGCAACTCCGGTGCGGCAGCGTGCTTGCTAGACTTTTTTCGCAACGGCTTTGAAGCCGGCAAAAGCGATACTGGCAGAGATTGCTGGCTAATTAAATCTGCAATATTTGGCTACATCGATATTGAAATAGCAGCAGAAGCCCTAGAACTATTGCGTCATTCCATCGAATGGAAAGAAGCCAAAAATATAGCCGATACAGTGACCTTTGTCAAGTCTTTTGCCCAAAAAGAATCTGTTGAACCTTGGGGAGAACCCGTAACTTTTCCGCTAGTCGAAATCGTCCCGACTGTACTCCCCGGTCAGAAATACGGACACAGAATCGAAGGCAAAACTATCGCCGAAACTTGGGTAAAAATCATCCACCGAATTAAGACCACTGGCACCTTACGGCCGACTGGTTACGACGGACAATGGCAAGAATTAATCGACTTAATGGCAGTGATTACAGATGAACCTGCGGAGTTTTATTTTCCTGAACCGAATTACTTACCAATCGACCGCGATTTCCTCGAACAGTACAAACCGCAAATGCTCGAAGATGCCCCGTATAACGAAGGCATTAAATATACCTACGCACAGCGGATGCGGTCGTGGTTTGGACGCGATCAAATTGAAGAAGTGATTGCCAAACTAATTAAAGAAATTGACGCGGCAAGTGCTGTAATTAGTTTGTGGGATGCCGGGGGAAATATTAACAGAAGGTCTGACGGTTCCTCAGACCACCAGCACAGCGGCAGTCCTTGTTTAAATCATATTTGGGTGCGAGTGGTGGATGGTGAAATATCGCTAACTGCAACTCTCCGCAGTAACGATATGTTTGCGGCTTGGCCGGCCAATGCAATGGGTTTGCGGGCTTTGCAGCAGCACATTCGAGATGAAATTGCGAGGCGTTCCGATTATAATTTGACAATGGGCCCGTTGGTAACGCTGAGTCAATCGGCTCACTTGTATGACGATACCTTTGAAAATGCCGATCGACTAATTCAAACCCAATATGCTAAAATCTGCGAAGATCGAGACTTTTTCGATGCAGCAGGCAATTTTTTAGTTGAAGTAGCGGACAATCAGATAGTAGTCACGCAAACCACCCCGGGCAGCGGCGAAGTTGTCACCTGTTATTCTGGAAAAAACCCTCTCAAGTTAGTGCGAGAAATTTGTGCGGCTTCCCCGGCTATCAAAGGCGAGCATATTGGTTATTTGGGAATAGAATTGCAGAAGGCTGCCGAGTGTCTGAAAACGAGCAAGCAATACATCCAGGATAGACGATGA
- a CDS encoding cytidine deaminase, whose protein sequence is MNLEEERPTWDEYFLMLAKLAATRSTCLAFPVGAVIAKNRQVLATGYNGSPSGSAHCTTQGFCYPGLSSCDASKTLPSRAVHAEANAIAKAAKHGISTAGASIYVTLEPCIYCLKLVIAAGIREVFYETTFNSGEKAALRDTFISEGIVELKQIQLSEDTAKKAALFLLNPTSVTKNLV, encoded by the coding sequence ATGAATTTAGAAGAAGAAAGACCGACTTGGGACGAATACTTCTTAATGTTAGCAAAATTGGCCGCTACTCGATCGACTTGTCTTGCTTTTCCTGTAGGCGCAGTGATAGCTAAAAACAGGCAAGTGTTAGCAACGGGTTACAACGGTTCGCCGTCTGGTTCGGCACACTGTACTACTCAAGGCTTCTGCTATCCTGGTTTGAGTAGTTGCGACGCCAGTAAAACTTTGCCATCAAGGGCGGTTCACGCTGAAGCAAATGCGATCGCCAAAGCTGCCAAACACGGTATATCTACTGCTGGGGCTAGTATTTACGTCACCTTAGAACCCTGCATCTATTGTTTGAAATTAGTCATTGCGGCTGGAATTCGAGAAGTGTTTTACGAAACAACTTTTAACAGTGGAGAAAAAGCTGCTTTGAGAGATACTTTTATCAGTGAAGGTATTGTTGAGTTAAAACAAATTCAGTTATCTGAAGATACAGCAAAAAAGGCGGCTTTGTTTTTGTTGAATCCTACATCTGTGACCAAAAATTTAGTATAG
- a CDS encoding VWA domain-containing protein, which translates to MLQNRDYTIIIDKSGSMYTKDQMGGKSRWALMQESTIALANKCEELDPDGITVYLFSGRFKRYDNVTSAKVVQIFQENEPSGTTNLGAVLQDAVNSFFQRKASGKTKQNGETILVVTDGEPDDRKEVMKTIIEASRKLDRDEELAISFIQVGNAPEATKFLKILDDELQSAGAKFDIVDTVTMEDIEGMTLTEVLLNAITD; encoded by the coding sequence ATGCTTCAGAACCGCGATTATACCATAATCATTGACAAAAGCGGCAGTATGTACACGAAAGACCAGATGGGCGGTAAAAGTCGCTGGGCGCTCATGCAAGAATCGACGATCGCATTGGCGAATAAATGTGAAGAACTCGATCCTGATGGCATAACAGTTTATTTGTTTTCCGGTCGCTTCAAGCGCTACGACAACGTAACATCCGCTAAAGTCGTGCAAATTTTCCAAGAAAACGAACCTTCGGGAACTACGAATTTAGGTGCAGTGCTGCAAGATGCTGTGAACAGTTTTTTTCAGCGCAAAGCATCCGGTAAGACCAAGCAAAATGGGGAAACAATATTAGTGGTGACCGACGGGGAACCTGACGATCGCAAAGAAGTGATGAAAACGATTATAGAGGCTTCGCGGAAGCTCGATCGAGATGAAGAGCTGGCGATTTCTTTCATTCAAGTAGGGAATGCGCCGGAAGCTACTAAGTTTCTCAAGATATTGGATGACGAACTGCAAAGCGCTGGGGCTAAATTCGATATCGTTGATACTGTCACGATGGAGGATATTGAAGGAATGACCCTGACGGAGGTATTGCTGAATGCAATAACTGATTGA
- a CDS encoding NAD(P)H-quinone oxidoreductase, which produces MGLITTGSDVIRDLEKSGSLALYVPLEGGFEGRYLRRLRAAGYGAHTISARGLGDLAMYLTGVHGVRPPHLGKKTTGNEAAVGYTWFVPPILQTQLDNLPPKAKGLVLWIIEGHILSNQEIEYLTVLPTLEPRVKIAVEMGGDRAFSWKPLKDALVAA; this is translated from the coding sequence ATGGGACTGATTACGACGGGATCTGATGTGATTCGGGATTTGGAAAAGTCGGGGTCGCTGGCCCTGTACGTTCCTTTAGAGGGAGGATTTGAGGGGCGCTACCTGCGGCGGCTGAGGGCTGCGGGTTACGGGGCGCACACGATCTCGGCGCGGGGTTTGGGTGATTTGGCGATGTATTTGACGGGGGTTCACGGGGTGCGGCCGCCGCATTTGGGCAAGAAAACTACTGGCAACGAAGCGGCCGTGGGTTATACGTGGTTCGTGCCGCCGATTTTGCAAACTCAATTAGACAATTTGCCGCCGAAAGCAAAAGGACTGGTGCTGTGGATTATTGAAGGGCACATTTTGTCGAATCAGGAGATTGAGTATTTGACTGTTTTGCCGACGTTAGAACCACGAGTTAAAATAGCAGTGGAGATGGGAGGCGATCGAGCTTTTAGCTGGAAGCCACTTAAAGACGCTTTAGTTGCAGCTTAA